In Pectinophora gossypiella chromosome 17, ilPecGoss1.1, whole genome shotgun sequence, one DNA window encodes the following:
- the LOC126374155 gene encoding putative uncharacterized protein DDB_G0289263, giving the protein MWRFVIFVCLVSYAGGQSRGTRQHHGPGWDIRLAVPGDPGNDYPTLGNIPRTSFSCSGKTPGYYADLETNCQAFRVCTSGSTYGFQSFLCPNGTLFNQAVFVCDWWMNVNCQKSQDFINNNDKFGNLKLGPQLMKDIKKMITHPMRNPYDKSVMKSNLIVMQDYKPPIGQMFGALLSGPNPNSIYIPAKQVQAYNHNTYANGNVFAASTPSPTYVPPPASFNSLTPPRDAEVFQQQRQRQNGQYQQSGRLQSTQPAQILNGHAQQFTQNQNSFSFNNNGNTASRPTQIYNSPAQYRQQHFGNTQTFNQGGQLRQSGQYTDSRNQAQLNEKQSGFGISFSKQQYTNNAQLPLSNENTGQINNEAKQNLALVFNFLADSLNAAKEYSNIAKQNIVSPTPAQFQSVNSQELSRITNQISQLTASQYSNNQQNNNYNHAEIVPSVQTSTNGANQYQAAKYTSGFTQNQQQINSLPSRLTNQGYNYQNTNNRLTGNFQSNQKQIYSGQLYNLPVPDVTSQIYNAGSANLIQNSQQHLGTSQIVNQNGNVGNNLSKHSSTEVEIVQSQTLPLPAAKLQQFTPSNEVESFNSQEHSAQALLGNFLNNGNGISAQLQDKIVGTIPHPLEDNKLVTYKKDQSYYVYTKLNNNGNGQQNNVQSGQSAKLIQNGSPNVVFQFVPSVSYQLDDEREQQKILNAFQIDEYGSPKNTNQIQDTRRQDLISEVDYSVEHPQSGKQVDGQFNDLNTLYAGPSSYSAPQASVGSLEATERDQNLNTRLEQLEESNNGYRKEVPARQFSF; this is encoded by the exons TTTGCCTGGTGTCCTACGCGGGGGGACAGAGTCGCGGGACGCGGCAGCACCACGGACCTGGGTGGGACATCCGCCTGGCAGTGCCTGGTGATCCTGGAAACGACTACCCAACACTGGGCAACATTCCACGCACCTCATTCTCCTGCTCTGGAAAAACGCCAG GATACTACGCAGACCTTGAAACTAATTGCCAAGCGTTCCGAGTATGCACCTCAGGATCGACGTACGGCTTTCAGTCCTTCCTCTGCCCCAACGGAACCCTTTTCAACCAGGCAGTCTTCGTCTGCGACTGGTGGATGAACGTCAACTGCCAGAAGTCCCAGGACTTCATCAACAACAATGACAAGTTTGGCAATCTCAAACTTGGACCGCAGCTCATGAAGGATATCAAAAAGATGATCACTCATCCCATGAGAAACCCTTACGACAAAAGCGTCATGAAAAGTAATCTCATCGTAATGCAAGACTACAAGCCTCCCATTGGACAAATGTTTGGAGCTTTACTCTCCGGTCCTAATCCTAATAGCATCTATATCCCAGCCAAACAAGTGCAGGCTTACAATCATAACACATACGCCAATGGCAATGTTTTCGCCGCATCTACACCAAGCCCTACATACGTACCACCACCTGCATCTTTCAATTCCCTGACACCACCACGAGACGCAGAAGTCTTCCAACAACAAAGACAACGTCAAAACGGCCAGTATCAACAAAGTGGCAGGCTTCAGAGCACCCAACCCGCACAAATTCTCAACGGACACGCACAACAATTTACACAAAATCAAAACAGCTTCTCATTTAACAACAATGGTAACACCGCATCAAGGCCAACTCAAATTTACAACAGTCCTGCACAATACAGACAACAACATTTTGGGAACACTCAAACGTTCAACCAAGGAGGGCAACTTAGACAGAGCGGTCAATACACAGACAGTAGAAATCAAGCTCAACTAAATGAAAAACAGTCAGGATTTGGAATATCATTTTCGAAACAACAATACACAAACAATGCACAGCTACCTCTATCCAATGAGAACACTGGACAAATTAATAACGAAGCCAAACAGAACTTG GCACTGGTGTTTAACTTCTTGGCAGACTCACTCAACGCGGCAAAGGAATACAGCAACATAGCGAAACAAAACATCGTATCACCCACACCCGCACAGTTCCAAAGCGTGAACAGCCAAGAGCTCAGCCGCATCACAAATCAAATTTCACAACTTACAGCATCACAGTATTCCAATAACCAACAGAATAACAATTACAATCACGCCGAGATTGTCCCATCAGTGCAAACATCAACAAACGGAGCTAATCAATACCAAGCCGCCAAGTACACAAGCGGCTTTACACAAAATCAACAACAAATTAATTCCCTGCCTTCTCGGCTGACTAATCAAGGTTATAACTATCAGAACACAAATAACAGACTCACTGGTAATTTTCAGTCAAATCAAAAGCAAATATACAGCGGTCAGTTGTACAACCTTCCCGTTCCGGATGTGACGAGTCAAATTTACAATGCTGGCTCAGCTAATCTTATTCAGAACAGTCAGCAACATTTAGGCACGTCACAGATAGTCAATCAAAACGGTAATGTAGGAAATAACTTGTCGAAGCACTCGAGTACAGAAGTTGAAATAGTCCAATCGCAAACTTTACCACTCCCTGCGGCTAAACTGCAGCAATTTACACCATCTAACGAAGTCGAATCGTTTAATAGCCAGGAACATTCCGCGCAGGCCCTTCTCGGCAACTTTCTTAACAACGGTAATGGGATATCAGCTCAACTGCAGGATAAAATCGTCGGAACAATCCCCCACCCATTAGAAGACAATAAACTTGTTACTTATAAGAAAGATCAGTCTTATTACGTCTACACAAAGTTAAACAATAACGGGAATGGCCAGCAGAATAATGTGCAAAGTGGCCAGAGTGcgaaattaattcaaaatggCTCTCCCAATGTAGTCTTTCAATTTGTTCCTTCTGTAAGCTACCAACTGGACGACGAGAGAGAACAGCAGAAAATTTTAAACGCATTCCAGATTGATGAATACGGTAGTCCGAAGAATACTAATCAGATTCAGGACACACGCAGACAGGACTTGATTTCTGAAGTGGATTACTCGGTGGAACATCCACAGTCTGGTAAACAGGTAGATGGGCAATTTAATGATCTGAATACTCTTTACGCGGGTCCTTCTTCGTACTCCGCTCCTCAAGCATCAGTCGGCAGTTTAGAAGCCACAGAACGAGACCAAAACCTGAACACAAGACTGGAACAACTAGAAGAAAGTAATAACGGATATCGCAAAGAAGTGCCTGCTAGgcaatttagtttttaa
- the LOC126374239 gene encoding uncharacterized protein LOC126374239: MDLEEAMEAMVAKEILAADTVMEAIADSAGVTEAKADSAGVTEAKADSAGVTEAKAVLAVAMEAKADSVTKAVKADLAVDMVMEATADSAGVTEAKVVMVAVTEAKAVLARTAASAAATDMDTDTKEATKRTDIKLIRILEYFKSNKHYL, encoded by the coding sequence ATGGATTTGGAGGAGGCCATGGAAGCCATGGTAGCCAAGGAGATTTTGGCGGCGGACACGGTCATGGAAGCGATAGCGGATTCGGCGGGGGTCACGGAAGCCAAGGCGGATTCGGCGGGGGTCACGGAAGCCAAGGCGGATTCGGCGGGGGTCACGGAAGCCAAGGCGGTTTTGGCGGTGGCCATGGAAGCCAAGGCGGATTCGGTAACCAAGGCAGTCAAGGCGGATTTGGCGGTGGACATGGTCATGGAAGCGACAGCGGATTCGGCGGGGGTCACGGAAGCCAAGGTGGTTATGGTGGCGGTCACGGAAGCCAAGGCGGTTTTGGCCAGGACAGCGGCTTCGGCGGCGGCCACGGACATGGACACGGACACCAAGGAGGCTACCAAACGCAcggatattaaattaattaggattttagaatattttaagtcaaataaacattatttgtaA